In one Nocardioides luteus genomic region, the following are encoded:
- a CDS encoding alpha-E domain-containing protein, with protein MLSRIAESMFWIGRYVERAEDTARILDVQTQHILEDAATDEETACRSLLAVMGVEISSDQKVGLPQTLDMLAYDTTAPTSMAYALGAAREAARGARETLSVPLWEALNTTYRAIPAGQFKHMRAPFIFGWVRDRVAQINGTADATMMRDESWQFLMLGRYVERADMTSRLVATTSLTSAGGASQWNSTLRACGAYDAFLRVNKGVETEQAAAEFLLLDRIFPRSVVHALQRAEGALDTLEGTTRRAGFSDEAHRLIGRMRASLEYRSLHDLLADLPAEMERLQVTCAEATEAVTKRYFAGAEALAWQPV; from the coding sequence ATGCTGAGTCGCATCGCCGAGTCGATGTTCTGGATCGGACGCTATGTGGAGCGTGCCGAGGACACCGCACGGATCCTCGACGTCCAGACCCAGCACATCCTCGAGGACGCCGCCACCGACGAGGAGACGGCCTGCCGCTCCCTGCTCGCGGTGATGGGTGTCGAGATCTCCTCCGACCAGAAGGTCGGCCTGCCGCAGACGCTGGACATGCTGGCGTACGACACCACCGCACCGACCTCGATGGCCTATGCGCTGGGGGCGGCCCGCGAGGCGGCCCGGGGCGCGCGGGAGACGCTCTCGGTGCCGTTGTGGGAGGCGCTGAACACCACCTACCGGGCCATCCCCGCCGGGCAGTTCAAGCACATGCGGGCGCCGTTCATCTTCGGCTGGGTGCGCGACCGGGTGGCCCAGATCAACGGCACCGCCGACGCCACGATGATGCGTGACGAGTCCTGGCAGTTCCTGATGCTCGGGCGCTACGTCGAGCGTGCCGACATGACCTCGCGGCTGGTCGCGACCACGTCGCTGACCTCGGCCGGCGGCGCGTCGCAGTGGAACTCGACGCTGCGTGCCTGCGGTGCGTACGACGCGTTCCTGCGGGTCAACAAGGGGGTCGAGACCGAGCAGGCGGCGGCCGAGTTCCTGCTGCTGGACCGGATCTTCCCGCGCTCGGTGGTGCACGCGCTGCAGCGGGCCGAGGGAGCGCTGGACACGCTGGAGGGCACGACCCGGCGGGCCGGCTTCTCCGACGAGGCTCACCGGCTGATCGGCCGGATGCGGGCGTCGCTGGAGTATCGCTCGCTCCACGACCTGCTGGCGGACCTGCCTGCCGAGATGGAGCGCCTCCAGGTCACCTGCGCCGAGGCCACCGAGGCGGTCACCAAGCGCTACTTCGCCGGTGCCGAGGCACTGGCCTGGCAGCCGGTCTGA